Genomic segment of Pyrobaculum sp. 3827-6:
ATTAAGAATTCAAATAATTATTCAAAGCGAAGACTTAATGAAAGTCTTAAAATATTTGTAGAGACAATTCTTTAGGTAAATCTATAATTATATATCATGTAATATAAAAACTTATATAGTTCTAAAGTCACTACGCTATGGCCGGTTCTAAAACTCTCTGGGTGATAGCCTTAGCTGTTGCGGTGGTTGTGATAGGGGCGCTGGCATGGATGGCAACGCAACCTTCAGCCCAGCCCACTGCCACCCCAAGCCCAATCCCCACCACATCGACCACCCAGCCGCCGTCTCCCACTCAGACGCCGCCGGCGACCACCACCAGCACACCCACGGCTACGCAGCCAAAGCCAGCGGGTGAGTGCCCAGATGAGATAGTTATCGGCACTGCAATGCCTATCTCCGGCAGATACGCCGCCGAGGGGCAGTACTCTCTCTGGGGTGCCTTGGCCGTGGTTAATTGGATAAACGACAATGGTGGGATCGACTGTGGCGGTAAGAAGGTGAGGGTGAGGCTTCTCTATAGAGATAGCGAGTCTAAGCTAGAGCTGGCTCAAAGCATCACGGAGGCCTTGGTAACTCAGGACAAGGTGCACTTCCTCCTGAGCCCCTACGGCTCTGACCTCGCTCTGGGGGTGTCGCCCATAGCCGAGAAGTACGGCGTCTTGATGGCTGTGGTGGGCGCCTCTTCTGACCGCATATTCCAGCAGGGGTTTAAGTATGTGCTGGGCGTGGCGGCGCCAGCTAGTCAGTACATGGCCTCCGTGCTTGATATGGTGACTAATAAGGACCCCACTGTGAAGAAGGTGGCTATCCTCTATAGAAACAGCGAGTTTAATAGACAGGTGGCGGAGGGCGCCAAGGCTTATGCCGAGAAGCTGGGTCTGCAGGTGGTGAAGTACGAGGTCTACGACTCCTCGACGAATGACTTGACGCCGCAGATTCTTAAGGTTAAGCAGGCGGCCCCCGACATAATCCTCGTGGCCTCCCACTTCGCCGACGGCCAGCTGGCCGTCAGGCAACTAGCTGAGCAGAAGGTAGACGCCAAGCTCATCGCCCTGTCTGTGGCCCCCCTGGTGCCCGACTTCTATAAGACACTTAAGGAAAAGGCGGAGTGCATAGTTGGGCCCTCTCACTGGGAGCCCGGGGTGAGGTACAGCCCCGACGTGGCTAAGCAGAGGGGTGTGGAGTGGTTTGGGCCCACCAGGGAGGAGTTTATTACATATTTCAAGAATGTGGCTAAGCAGATGGGCGGACAGGAGGTGGATCCTGGCTACCACGCCGCATGGGCCGCCGAGGGCGTCTTGACTATACTATACGGCGTGCAGAAAGCCGCGTCGGTGAATTCAGACAAGGTTCTAGCCGCTCTGCAGAACGCCAGGTTTATGACATTCTTCAGCGAGTTCAAGCTCGACCCTAAGACAAATCTCAACGTGGCCCACAGCATGGTGGTGATCCAGTGGCAAGGCGGCAACAGAGTGGTTGTCTGGCCGCCGGACGTTGCCGAGGGTAAGCTGGCGTACCCATCCCTTACCTGGGATCAGAAGGCGGCTGGCCAGACCTGTAAGTAGGAGATGGATATACTCCCCTTTTTCCTCACAGGGATCATAATCGGCTCTATCTACGGCCTGACCACCCTCGGCCTGAGCCTCATCTTCGGCGTGCTGAGGGTGGCCAACGTGGCCCACGGATCTTTTATAATGATTGGCGCCTACATCGCCTACCTGGCATTCGTCTCGTGGGCTCTTCCGCCTTTTGGCTCTGCCCTAATTGCCCTCCTAGTGGGGCTGGCGGCCGGCTACCTTGTATACATAGGGGTCATTAAGCCGTTGGGCAAGGCCGAGCTGAACATATTAGTCGCCCTCTTCGCCCTCGGGGCGCTTCTGGCCGAGGTGGCTAGGCTCGTCTGGGGGCCCGACTTTGTGGGTTATACGTGGAGCATCGGGTCGGTGGAGGTTGCCGGGCTCCAGATAGAGATTACGAAGCTGATCGGCGCCGTCCTCGCGTTGGCAATAGCCGTGGCTCTGGAGCTTCTGTTGAGGAAGACCTACTTCGGCAGGTCTATTAGGGCAGTGGTTCAGGACCCAGTGGGGGCGATGGTCGTCGGCGTCGACGTGCAGCGGGTC
This window contains:
- a CDS encoding amino acid ABC transporter substrate-binding protein, translating into MAGSKTLWVIALAVAVVVIGALAWMATQPSAQPTATPSPIPTTSTTQPPSPTQTPPATTTSTPTATQPKPAGECPDEIVIGTAMPISGRYAAEGQYSLWGALAVVNWINDNGGIDCGGKKVRVRLLYRDSESKLELAQSITEALVTQDKVHFLLSPYGSDLALGVSPIAEKYGVLMAVVGASSDRIFQQGFKYVLGVAAPASQYMASVLDMVTNKDPTVKKVAILYRNSEFNRQVAEGAKAYAEKLGLQVVKYEVYDSSTNDLTPQILKVKQAAPDIILVASHFADGQLAVRQLAEQKVDAKLIALSVAPLVPDFYKTLKEKAECIVGPSHWEPGVRYSPDVAKQRGVEWFGPTREEFITYFKNVAKQMGGQEVDPGYHAAWAAEGVLTILYGVQKAASVNSDKVLAALQNARFMTFFSEFKLDPKTNLNVAHSMVVIQWQGGNRVVVWPPDVAEGKLAYPSLTWDQKAAGQTCK
- a CDS encoding branched-chain amino acid ABC transporter permease, with translation MDILPFFLTGIIIGSIYGLTTLGLSLIFGVLRVANVAHGSFIMIGAYIAYLAFVSWALPPFGSALIALLVGLAAGYLVYIGVIKPLGKAELNILVALFALGALLAEVARLVWGPDFVGYTWSIGSVEVAGLQIEITKLIGAVLALAIAVALELLLRKTYFGRSIRAVVQDPVGAMVVGVDVQRVFSASAAVGIGVTTLGGVLLTLFIPVGINPYMGGPYTLIGFVIAVLGGLGSIMGAYLAGLLFGVFESVGFYVFSALGFAEPSQMALFLAFVLLLLVLLFKPTGLFRL